A segment of the Aureliella helgolandensis genome:
GCAAGAACCCCAATGGAAGATCTCAACTGGGCAGACTGTTTCCTGGGAGCAATTGGTCGATCATGAAGTGCGGCAAGGTCTCGAAAGCACCGCTTGCGGCGGAACGCACCGCTTGGCTGGGATTGTTCGGGCATTGCGTGCTAAGGAGAATCTGGGCCTGCCGGATACGGCAGTTTGGCAGCGTGCGAGGGCAATGGTGGATGGCTGCATCGAGGATGCCCGGCTAAACCGAGGCGCCGATGGCAGGCTCTCCAGCTACTACTTCGAACGGCCCGGCGGTACGCTGGATGCAACCGCCGAATTGGCCAGCGCGGGGCATGTCATTGAATTCCTCGCCCTGGCGCTACCGACGGAGCAGGAATTGGCCGCTCCCTGGGTCGAGGTTTCCGTGAATCGTCTGTGCAGCTTGCTGGAAGCTACCTCGGCAACGGAGATGGACTGCGGAGCGCTCTACCACGGGCTCAACGGGCTGAGAATCTACCAAGAACGTCGCTTCGGCGTTAGATAGCGCCGAATGGACAAGGTGGATCGTTAGGATTTTCCTAAGAGTGCTCGCGTTGCCGACGCAATGTTTGGCTGCCGCATCAGGGACTCGCCGACCAGCATGGCTTGGACCCCTTTGTCCTGCAGGAGTTTCGCATCCTCGTAGCAGGTAATGCCACTTTCACCGACTAGAATTTTGTCGTCGGGAACCTGCTTTCGCATGGCGAGCGTGTGCTGCAGGTCAACCTTGAATGTGTTGAGGTCTCGGTTATTCACGCCGACGATGTCGGTGCCCGTGTTAAGTACGTTGTCGAGGTTCGCTGGCAAGTAGAATTCCACCAACGCAAACATTCCCAATTCTCGGGTGAGTTGGTAGAGGCCTCGCAATTCTTGGCGGTTGAGGCATTCGGCGATCAGCAGAATTGCATCGGCACCCGCCACGCGGGCTTCGAAGATCTGGTAGGGGTGGACGATAAAGTCCTTGCGCAGGACCGGGATTTGGACAGCTTGGGAAACCGCCGAAAGGTAATCCAGAGAGCCTTGGAAATACTCCTGATCGGTCAGTACGCTGAGGCAGGACGCGCCTGCCTCTTCGTAGGCTTGGGCAATTGCCACAGGATCGAAATCTTGGCGAATGACACCTTTGGAGGGGCTCGCTTTTTTGACTTCTGCGATCAAGCGAATAGGGGGACCTCCTTGCAGTGGTGCTAGAAAGTCACGAGCCGGTTGCGCTGCATCAGCCGCTTTCATGAGATCGCGCAGGGGGCGAGCGCGAATGGCTGCTTCGACTTCTTTTTTCTTGGATGCTACGATCTTTTGCAGAATTTCTGCCATCGGGGGGCTTTCCGTGGAATCAAGGCGCGGCGCATGAGTGGGGAGCAACAAACAGAGGCTGCTTAGGGGCTAGAAGCTAGTGTTTGAAGTGTCGCACTCCGGTAAAGACCATGGAGATGCCATGCTCGTTGCAAGCGGCTATGGATTCATCATCCCGACGCGAACCACCCGGTTGAATGATTGCCGCCACGCCCGCTTCGGCCGCGGCGTGAATGGAATCGGGGAACGGGAAAAATGCATCCGAGGCGAGTACGCTTCCGGCGGCGCGATCCCCAGCCTTGCGAATTGCGATTTCAACGCTATCGACACGACTCATTTGTCCTGCCCCAACGCCGATCAAGGAGGTGTCCCGTCCCAGCACGATGGCATTGCTCTTCACATGTCGCACCATTTCCCAGGCAAACAGGAGGTCGTCCCACAGCGAATCTTCCACTGGCGCGTCTGTCACCGTCCTCCACTGGCTTTGGAAGGCTGGCAAGGTATCTGCTTCTTGGACTAGGGCACCGCCGGCCAAAAAGCGAATGGTGCGTTCGGGGGCGAGCGGAAGCAGGTGCCCGACTTGCATCAGCCGAACATTGTCTTTCCATTTGGGACGAGTCGTCAGAATACCCACGGCGCCGGCTTCGAAGTCAGGGGCGATGATCGCTTCAATGAAGCGGTTGGGTTCGACGAGTAGTTCGGCCGTTTCAACGTCCAGTGTACGATTGAAGCTGAGCACGCTACCAAAGGCACTGACGGGATCTCCATCGAGTGCTTTGCTGGCTGCCAAGGCGAGTTTTGTGGAGGTCGCTGCGCCACAGGGATTATTGTGCTTGATGACCACGGCGGCGGGCTGCGTAAAGCTCTTGGCAATGGAAAGCGCGCTGTCCAGGTCCAACAAGTTGTTGTAGGAAAGTTCCTTACCATGCACCTGGCGTGCGTTGACAACGCTCGCTCCGGAATCGCGAGGAATGCGATAGACGGCTGCCTTCTGGTGCGGATTCTCGCCATACCTCAGCTGTGTTTTGCGTTCGAGTTGAACGGTCAGATCCGATGGGAATTCATTGCTGCCCGACTCGGCCCTAAAGTACTCAGAGATGGCCAGGTCATAGCTGCACGTCATCGCAAACGCTTCTTCAGCCATTTTGCGACGCAGGGCCAAGGTGGTCGCCTTGTCCGACTCGATGCTCGACAGGATCGCGCTGTACTGCTCGGGGCGGGTCGCCACGGTGACCCACTGGTGATTCTTGGCAGCCGCCCGAATCAAGCTCGGCCCGCCAATATCGATTTGTTCAATCGCCTCTTCACGCGTGACCCCCTTGCGGGCAATCGTGGCGGCGAAGGGATAGAGGTTTACGACCACGAGCTCAAAGCCGACGATATTCTCGTCCTGCATTGAATTCAGATCTTCCAGGTTGTCACGCCGGCCGAGAATGCCACCGAAGATCTTGGGGTGGAGCGTCTTCACGCGACCATCCATCATTTCCGGAAAACCGGTGTATTCCGCCACATCGATCGAGTCGATGTTATGATCCGAAAGGTGGCGTCGCGTGCCGCCGGTGGAGTAGATTTCAACTCCACAAGCTACTAAGCCAGCCGCAAAATCGACGAGGCCCATCTTGTCACTAACACTGATCAACGCGCGTCGAATTGGTCTATTTTCAGGCACCGAGATGCAGCTCTATCAATGGGGTTGCGGAAATGGAAGCGAACCTGTCCAACAGTAAGGTCACCACTGTATTCAAGGCCACCACTGTAAGGCCGACAGAGCAGGGGTCAAGGCGATTCATTGCTTAGGATCGCACTTCCGCCCTAATTGGTCCCGATGTGGGAACGGATATGACGGCCAGCAATAAAATATTGCTAGCTTCAAATATTGATCTTGGACCAACTTTAGGGCTCGACGTTTGGCTCAATGTCGGGTATTTTACCCGATTCTCTCCGGCACGACGCTGGGAAACCTATTGCATTTTGAGACATTTTGACGAGTTCGGAAACTGATATGTACGCCATAATTGTTGACGGCGGTCGCCAGTACAAAGTAACGGCTGGCCAGCGAGTAGATATTGACCTCCGTAAGGATGTCGCCACTGGAGACACTCTGGAGTTCTCGCAAGTCCTCGCTATTGGTGGCGATGAAGGACTCAAGCTTGGATCGCCTGCAATTGACGGTGCTAAAGTTACCGCCAAAGTCATCGGTGTTGAGATGGGTGACAAGATTTACATCGAGAAGTTCCACCGCCGTAAGAACTACCAACGCCGAAATGGCCACCGCCAGCAGTACACTCGCGTTGAAATCGCTGAAATCGCCGGTTAGGTCGCCAGCTTCCGCTGGAGGAGCAAGGGGTGGCCCGATTGGCCAAGTATTGCCCCTGCGAACCAGTCGATAGTTACAAGAGGCAGATCTCCAACGTTTGCACCCGATCGTAATCCCATCGCATTACGGTTGGGTTTTCTATTGCGCCTCCAGATTGTGTTCTCCAGGGGGTACCCGTCCACGCCGCCGCGGTGCCCTCGGAAATCGCAAATCCAGCCACCGCCCACCCGTAGCGTGGCCCTACCCGGGCCGTGACTCCCCTCTAGTAGCATGGTCCCCCGGGCCGTGGCTTCCTATTAGTAACACGCCCCCCCGGGCCGTGACCTTCGCATGCCCCACTGTCCCCAGTCCCGTCTCAAAAAACGCTGTTGCGTTCCCTCTGCTCCCTCAAAGCCGCCTCTTTCAATACCTT
Coding sequences within it:
- the trpC gene encoding indole-3-glycerol phosphate synthase TrpC, translated to MAEILQKIVASKKKEVEAAIRARPLRDLMKAADAAQPARDFLAPLQGGPPIRLIAEVKKASPSKGVIRQDFDPVAIAQAYEEAGASCLSVLTDQEYFQGSLDYLSAVSQAVQIPVLRKDFIVHPYQIFEARVAGADAILLIAECLNRQELRGLYQLTRELGMFALVEFYLPANLDNVLNTGTDIVGVNNRDLNTFKVDLQHTLAMRKQVPDDKILVGESGITCYEDAKLLQDKGVQAMLVGESLMRQPNIASATRALLGKS
- the purH gene encoding bifunctional phosphoribosylaminoimidazolecarboxamide formyltransferase/IMP cyclohydrolase, translated to MPENRPIRRALISVSDKMGLVDFAAGLVACGVEIYSTGGTRRHLSDHNIDSIDVAEYTGFPEMMDGRVKTLHPKIFGGILGRRDNLEDLNSMQDENIVGFELVVVNLYPFAATIARKGVTREEAIEQIDIGGPSLIRAAAKNHQWVTVATRPEQYSAILSSIESDKATTLALRRKMAEEAFAMTCSYDLAISEYFRAESGSNEFPSDLTVQLERKTQLRYGENPHQKAAVYRIPRDSGASVVNARQVHGKELSYNNLLDLDSALSIAKSFTQPAAVVIKHNNPCGAATSTKLALAASKALDGDPVSAFGSVLSFNRTLDVETAELLVEPNRFIEAIIAPDFEAGAVGILTTRPKWKDNVRLMQVGHLLPLAPERTIRFLAGGALVQEADTLPAFQSQWRTVTDAPVEDSLWDDLLFAWEMVRHVKSNAIVLGRDTSLIGVGAGQMSRVDSVEIAIRKAGDRAAGSVLASDAFFPFPDSIHAAAEAGVAAIIQPGGSRRDDESIAACNEHGISMVFTGVRHFKH
- the rplU gene encoding 50S ribosomal protein L21, whose product is MYAIIVDGGRQYKVTAGQRVDIDLRKDVATGDTLEFSQVLAIGGDEGLKLGSPAIDGAKVTAKVIGVEMGDKIYIEKFHRRKNYQRRNGHRQQYTRVEIAEIAG